Proteins encoded within one genomic window of Mycolicibacterium aubagnense:
- a CDS encoding lipase family protein yields the protein MRKALPWIVVAVLVVGGVTAATYLRPLALIGTSKVLDMFIPLSGAPEPIGSADLTGSGPGTLLSATTMPGVTSTFDGQGIRAARVVYHSTSGDTGAQTVVSGTVLTPLGQAPKGGWRVVGLGHGTLGIDNNCGPSLSPTLMNLLPIAKVVINLGYAVALPDYQGLGVKGIHPYSDARTAGLNLIDAVRAARHVFSDMSTTWAAFGDSQGGAAAWAADEQAEPYAPELTLVGAVAVAPAADVSGLVTKAQTGTLTSEQRPVLQALIESLARLHPDLNRDDYRHGGAARYWNVLTDCSADGAYRRAVAAGQLGPRDFLPVSPDAADRLQNLLQAWALPQRRLTAPLYVWYGGQDPFIDAAWTKAAIGRACSLGGTVTTEFDPVGGHNPPAAQKMLDWMADRFAGKKVTNDC from the coding sequence GGTCGTCGGTGGCGTCACCGCCGCGACATACCTGCGACCGCTGGCGCTCATCGGGACCTCGAAGGTCCTGGACATGTTCATCCCGTTGTCGGGTGCGCCCGAGCCCATCGGTTCTGCCGATCTCACCGGCTCGGGTCCGGGCACCCTGTTGTCGGCGACCACCATGCCGGGGGTGACGAGCACCTTCGACGGCCAGGGGATTCGCGCCGCCCGCGTGGTGTACCACTCCACCTCGGGTGACACCGGCGCGCAGACCGTCGTCTCCGGCACGGTGCTGACCCCGCTGGGGCAGGCGCCCAAGGGCGGCTGGCGGGTGGTGGGCCTCGGTCACGGCACCCTCGGCATCGACAACAACTGCGGACCGTCGCTGTCGCCGACGCTGATGAACCTGCTGCCCATCGCGAAGGTCGTGATCAATCTCGGGTACGCCGTCGCGTTGCCCGATTACCAGGGGTTGGGCGTCAAGGGCATTCACCCGTACTCCGATGCCCGCACCGCCGGCCTCAACCTGATCGACGCGGTGCGCGCGGCGCGGCATGTGTTCAGCGATATGTCGACGACGTGGGCGGCGTTCGGTGACTCCCAGGGTGGCGCCGCGGCATGGGCGGCCGACGAACAAGCCGAGCCCTACGCCCCCGAGCTCACGTTGGTGGGTGCCGTCGCCGTGGCTCCCGCCGCCGATGTCAGTGGCCTGGTCACCAAAGCGCAGACGGGCACGTTGACCAGTGAGCAGCGGCCGGTGCTGCAGGCGCTGATCGAATCGCTGGCCCGGTTGCATCCGGACCTGAACCGCGACGACTACCGGCACGGTGGTGCCGCGCGCTACTGGAATGTGCTGACGGACTGCAGTGCCGACGGGGCCTACAGACGTGCCGTCGCCGCCGGGCAACTCGGGCCGCGCGACTTTCTTCCGGTCTCGCCCGACGCTGCCGACCGGCTGCAGAATCTGTTGCAGGCGTGGGCGCTTCCGCAACGGCGGCTGACTGCGCCGCTGTACGTTTGGTACGGGGGCCAGGACCCGTTCATCGATGCCGCGTGGACCAAGGCCGCGATCGGGCGGGCCTGCTCGCTCGGTGGCACCGTGACGACAGAGTTCGACCCGGTGGGTGGACACAACCCGCCCGCGGCGCAGAAGATGCTCGACTGGATGGCGGATCGGTTCGCCGGGAAGAAGGTAACCAATGACTGCTGA